The segment GTGCAGCTTGTACTGGAAGTAAGCCTTGGCGGCCTCGGCTCCGAACTTGAGGGCGTACTTGGCGATCTTTATCTTCACGTAGGCGCCCAGGAGCGTCTTGGCGGTCTTGCCGACGGCGAGCCCGCCCAAGGCGCCCGCGCCGAACTTGCCGCCCATCCCGTGGAAGCCGCCGCCGCGCCCGTGGCCGAAGCCGTGGATGTGCGAAGGGTTGAGGAACTTGTTCTTCTTGGCGGCCTTGTGCGCGAGGTAGCCGGTCACGGCCTTGTTCaccacctccttcaccttctccttcttcgactTCTTCCTCTTGGGCATCGGGAAGCCTCCAGCGGGATAGCCGGCAAATCCCCCCGCTGCATAGCCGGCGGCAGGGAAGCCAGTGGCGTAGCCACCTGAGGAGTAGCCTCCCGCGGAGTAGCCTGCTGCAGGATATCCTCCGTACCCATACCCAGTGGAAAAGCCTGTGCTGCCTGGATACCCTGGGTAGCCTCCGAACGGTCGAGTGCCTCCTGGATATCCTGGCACGGGTTGAGGGCCAGATGGGTATCCTGCTACTGGTCGCGTGTTTCCAGGGTACCCAACACCGGGCTGTGTCCCAGTTGGGTATCCGGGCACGGGTTGATTACTGGATGGGTATCCTGCAACAGGTCGCGTGTTTCCAGGGTACCCAACACCGGGCTGTGTCCCAGTTGGGTATCCGGGCACGGGTTGATTACTGGATGGGTATCCTGCAACAGGTCGCGTGTTTCCAGGGTACCCAGCACCGGGCTGTGTCCCAGTCGGATATCCAGAGGCAGGCTGGGATCCCGTCGGGTAGCCACTGGAAGATCCCGGCTGCGTGGGATACCCTGGGTTGGGATTGTGAGGTTGTGAGGGGTAGCCAGGCCTTGTACCCGAAGTGCCAGTGGAGACACCTGTTGCAACTCCAGCTCCTGATGCACCCGTGGCAGTGCCTCGGTTGTTTCCAGTGTTCCACCCATATGAACCTCCTCCGGTGCTGCTTGTACCAGCTCCTGATGCACCCGTGGCTGTGCCTTGGTTGCTTCCAGTGTTCCACCCATATGAGCCTCCTCCAGTGCTGCTTGTACCAGCTCCTGATGCACCCGTGGCAGTGCCTCGGTTGTTTCCAGTGTTCCATCCATATGAGCCTCCTCCAGTGCTGCTTGTACCAGCTCCTGATGCACCCGTGGCTGTGCCTTGGTTGCTTCCAGTGTTCCACCCATATGAGCCTCCTCCAGTGCTGCTTGTACCAGCTCCTGATGCACCCGTGGCTGTGCCTCGGTTGTTTCCAGTGTTCCACCCATATGAGCCTCCTCCAGTGCTGCCTGCACCAGTGCTGCTGCTACTtccactgctgctactgctgctgccactgctgctactgctgctacttccaCTTCTGCTGCTGCTACCAGAAGAGCTGCTTCTTCTGAACCATCCGCCAgaacttctgctgctgctgccgctgctccTGGACGACGACGAACTACTGGACCTCCTGCTGAGCAACCCACTTCCTCTCGATCGAGACGAAGACGATCTACTGGAGCTTCTCGCAGGggacctcttctccctccttggcTCGCGTACGACTTGTTCCTCTCCGCTCTCTGCTTCACTCTCATGTTCCTCGACCTCGTCCTCGCCTTCGAGTTCCGAAAGCAGGAGCGAGATCACGTCTTCGTCAATCCCATCCTCATGCTTGAGTTTCCTCAAGACGTCGACAAAATGCTCCAGGGGGTCGTCGTCCTCATCCTCActgtcgtcttcgtcttcctcgtcttcagCTGCCAGCAAGGCCAGTATGTCTGGGTCGTCGAGAACGTCGGTGTCGCTCTGGTCACTGATCTCGCTGACATAATCGTCCTGCCAGAGCTCTGGTTCTGCAAAAGATAGAGTGCTCTCTATGTTTACTAATGttcggaagaaaaaaacaaaacgaaaaaacatAGCATGAGCAATAGGGGTAACAATGATGCTCATGCTAATGCCGACTGCATGAAAAACTCTATCATATTTTGGAAACTAACGGAAGCTTCATCTTCAGCATATTGCACACTGATGCCCGAggctttttattgtttattcattgtccttcatttttttcattccacgGTTTAGtttgtcattatttatcatcttagtttttgtgtgtgtctgtacatttatatatatatatatatatatatatatatatatatattatatatacacacatatgtgtatatatatattatatatatataaacatatgtatgtatgtatgtatatatatacatatatatatatatatatatatatatatatatatatatacacacacacatatatatgtgtatatatatacatacatatatatacatatatttatacatatatttaaatatacgta is part of the Penaeus chinensis breed Huanghai No. 1 chromosome 2, ASM1920278v2, whole genome shotgun sequence genome and harbors:
- the LOC125031281 gene encoding uncharacterized protein LOC125031281, which gives rise to MDSVIPFSMPRGSVGSQCHFVQSFAASRVRMAALFQVLAVALLFAYASSQLYREPELWQDDYVSEISDQSDTDVLDDPDILALLAAEDEEDEDDSEDEDDDPLEHFVDVLRKLKHEDGIDEDVISLLLSELEGEDEVEEHESEAESGEEQVVREPRREKRSPARSSSRSSSSRSRGSGLLSRRSSSSSSSRSSGSSSRSSGGWFRRSSSSGSSSRSGSSSSSSSGSSSSSSGSSSSTGAGSTGGGSYGWNTGNNRGTATGASGAGTSSTGGGSYGWNTGSNQGTATGASGAGTSSTGGGSYGWNTGNNRGTATGASGAGTSSTGGGSYGWNTGSNQGTATGASGAGTSSTGGGSYGWNTGNNRGTATGASGAGVATGVSTGTSGTRPGYPSQPHNPNPGYPTQPGSSSGYPTGSQPASGYPTGTQPGAGYPGNTRPVAGYPSSNQPVPGYPTGTQPGVGYPGNTRPVAGYPSSNQPVPGYPTGTQPGVGYPGNTRPVAGYPSGPQPVPGYPGGTRPFGGYPGYPGSTGFSTGYGYGGYPAAGYSAGGYSSGGYATGFPAAGYAAGGFAGYPAGGFPMPKRKKSKKEKVKEVVNKAVTGYLAHKAAKKNKFLNPSHIHGFGHGRGGGFHGMGGKFGAGALGGLAVGKTAKTLLGAYVKIKIAKYALKFGAEAAKAYFQYKLHRDLDDYTINKFIHRYHQQRVSRFGRRRYHNNHREKPDSDEAAANITLGEFCYRPCMPNDTRICQFTFEVHLYQTLSRACYKCPSNATDCDRPECVAGDGTRRMVTAVNKGIPGPSIQVCVGDKVLVDVLNDMPSTAVTLHWHGLTMGPSLAVPRAEKTPFMDGTPGITQCPVGPSSGFRYSFIASNPGTHFWHAQTGLERGDGVFGPLIVYESHENDPYQKLAQHIMTINDWFHSSTQSKYVLRQHSNQEAKPQSILINGRGPQKHDADEVARVPYSKFIVANNTRYRMRVINAAVTNCPVTVTVDSHDFVLLAADGSLVSPMNTTSLLIYPGERYDVLIAAEQQTSSDGGVFWVRVQGGNDCGHLQQYAILQYLPTNFSFAEAPPTAGRSLDFAAQRPMRFAQVNKEQAPYIIWKKAPLKKGV